A window of Hevea brasiliensis isolate MT/VB/25A 57/8 chromosome 14, ASM3005281v1, whole genome shotgun sequence contains these coding sequences:
- the LOC110652851 gene encoding probable RNA-binding protein ARP1 isoform X1, translating to MTMSSNIGPFGDTTQTKVFVGGLAWETPKEAMKEHFDKYGEILEAVIISDKVTGRSKGYGFVTFKDAEAAKKACEDAAPIINGRRANCNLASLGARRQRSPAPATLQQGSKVGPRSTSSAPANQMQWYYPAGSPASPFHHQHHQAFPFYGYAPTYVATDISYNHKLSYTSGSYMNGHFSQVYPGQPIMGANAVMPMYPLYHFHQSQTMGLPAHTFPVPPNNSVATVPNIMSKPPPSIAPRPGNIFIIYSILYCINDDDCTIAFVWRQHMGTYAQPQHKPGQCEQESLCQAPL from the exons ATGACGATGAGCAGCAATATTGGGCCTTTTGGAGACACCACACAGACCAAAGTGTTCGTTGGAGGTTTGGCATGGGAGACGCCTAAGGAGGCCATGAAAGAACATTTTGACAAGTATGGTGAAATCTTGGAGGCTGTTATTATCTCTGATAAGGTCACCGGCAGATCCAAGGGCTATGGATTT GTGACGTTTAAGGATGCTGAAGCAGCAAAGAAGGCTTGCGAGGACGCTGCTCCCATCATCAATGGCCGCCGAGCCAACTGTAATCTGGCTTCGCTCGGCGCACGCCGCCAGAGGTCCCCTGCTCCGGCTACTCTTCAGCAAG GATCCAAAGTTGGACCGAGGTCCACATCATCAGCACCAGCAAATCAAATGCAGTGGTATTATCCTGCCGGTTCACCTGCATCCCCATTTCATCATCAGCACCATCAGGCCTTTCCCTTTTATGG GTACGCCCCAACTTATGTTGCTACTGATATCAGTTACAATCAT AAGCTAAGCTACACAAGCGGGTCCTACATGAACGGTCATTTCTCTCAGGTGTACCCGGGGCAGCCTATTATGGGTGCCAATGCAGTGATGCCAATGTACCCGCTTTACCACTTCCATCAGTCGCAAACAATGGGGCTTCCTGCCCATACCTTCCCAGTTCCCCCCAACAACAGTGTCGCCACAGTCCCCAACATCATGTCCAAACCTCCTCCATCAATAGCTCCTAGGCCAGGTAATATATTTATAATCTATTCAATATTGTACTGTATAAATGATGATGATTGTACAATAGCTTTTGTGTGGCGGCAACACATGGGAACATATGCCCAACCCCAACATAAACCTGGACAATGTGAACAAGAATCATTGTGTCAAGCCCCTTTGTGA
- the LOC110652851 gene encoding probable RNA-binding protein ARP1 isoform X2, translated as MTMSSNIGPFGDTTQTKVFVGGLAWETPKEAMKEHFDKYGEILEAVIISDKVTGRSKGYGFVTFKDAEAAKKACEDAAPIINGRRANCNLASLGARRQRSPAPATLQQGSKVGPRSTSSAPANQMQWYYPAGSPASPFHHQHHQAFPFYGYAPTYVATDISYNHKLSYTSGSYMNGHFSQVYPGQPIMGANAVMPMYPLYHFHQSQTMGLPAHTFPVPPNNSVATVPNIMSKPPPSIAPRPGTVGQGESFKKVG; from the exons ATGACGATGAGCAGCAATATTGGGCCTTTTGGAGACACCACACAGACCAAAGTGTTCGTTGGAGGTTTGGCATGGGAGACGCCTAAGGAGGCCATGAAAGAACATTTTGACAAGTATGGTGAAATCTTGGAGGCTGTTATTATCTCTGATAAGGTCACCGGCAGATCCAAGGGCTATGGATTT GTGACGTTTAAGGATGCTGAAGCAGCAAAGAAGGCTTGCGAGGACGCTGCTCCCATCATCAATGGCCGCCGAGCCAACTGTAATCTGGCTTCGCTCGGCGCACGCCGCCAGAGGTCCCCTGCTCCGGCTACTCTTCAGCAAG GATCCAAAGTTGGACCGAGGTCCACATCATCAGCACCAGCAAATCAAATGCAGTGGTATTATCCTGCCGGTTCACCTGCATCCCCATTTCATCATCAGCACCATCAGGCCTTTCCCTTTTATGG GTACGCCCCAACTTATGTTGCTACTGATATCAGTTACAATCAT AAGCTAAGCTACACAAGCGGGTCCTACATGAACGGTCATTTCTCTCAGGTGTACCCGGGGCAGCCTATTATGGGTGCCAATGCAGTGATGCCAATGTACCCGCTTTACCACTTCCATCAGTCGCAAACAATGGGGCTTCCTGCCCATACCTTCCCAGTTCCCCCCAACAACAGTGTCGCCACAGTCCCCAACATCATGTCCAAACCTCCTCCATCAATAGCTCCTAGGCCAG GTACAGTTGGCCAAGGGGAAAGCTTTAAAAAGGTTGGGTAA
- the LOC110652851 gene encoding probable RNA-binding protein ARP1 isoform X3, whose protein sequence is MTMSSNIGPFGDTTQTKVFVGGLAWETPKEAMKEHFDKYGEILEAVIISDKVTGRSKGYGFVTFKDAEAAKKACEDAAPIINGRRANCNLASLGARRQRSPAPATLQQGSKVGPRSTSSAPANQMQWYYPAGSPASPFHHQHHQAFPFYGYAPTYVATDISYNHKLSYTSGSYMNGHFSQVYPGQPIMGANAVMPMYPLYHFHQSQTMGLPAHTFPVPPNNSVATVPNIMSKPPPSIAPRPETVCMAVE, encoded by the exons ATGACGATGAGCAGCAATATTGGGCCTTTTGGAGACACCACACAGACCAAAGTGTTCGTTGGAGGTTTGGCATGGGAGACGCCTAAGGAGGCCATGAAAGAACATTTTGACAAGTATGGTGAAATCTTGGAGGCTGTTATTATCTCTGATAAGGTCACCGGCAGATCCAAGGGCTATGGATTT GTGACGTTTAAGGATGCTGAAGCAGCAAAGAAGGCTTGCGAGGACGCTGCTCCCATCATCAATGGCCGCCGAGCCAACTGTAATCTGGCTTCGCTCGGCGCACGCCGCCAGAGGTCCCCTGCTCCGGCTACTCTTCAGCAAG GATCCAAAGTTGGACCGAGGTCCACATCATCAGCACCAGCAAATCAAATGCAGTGGTATTATCCTGCCGGTTCACCTGCATCCCCATTTCATCATCAGCACCATCAGGCCTTTCCCTTTTATGG GTACGCCCCAACTTATGTTGCTACTGATATCAGTTACAATCAT AAGCTAAGCTACACAAGCGGGTCCTACATGAACGGTCATTTCTCTCAGGTGTACCCGGGGCAGCCTATTATGGGTGCCAATGCAGTGATGCCAATGTACCCGCTTTACCACTTCCATCAGTCGCAAACAATGGGGCTTCCTGCCCATACCTTCCCAGTTCCCCCCAACAACAGTGTCGCCACAGTCCCCAACATCATGTCCAAACCTCCTCCATCAATAGCTCCTAGGCCAG AGACAGTTTGCATGGCTGTTGAATAG
- the LOC110652851 gene encoding probable RNA-binding protein ARP1 isoform X4, translated as MTMSSNIGPFGDTTQTKVFVGGLAWETPKEAMKEHFDKYGEILEAVIISDKVTGRSKGYGFVTFKDAEAAKKACEDAAPIINGRRANCNLASLGARRQRSPAPATLQQGSKVGPRSTSSAPANQMQWYYPAGSPASPFHHQHHQAFPFYGYAPTYVATDISYNHKLSYTSGSYMNGHFSQVYPGQPIMGANAVMPMYPLYHFHQSQTMGLPAHTFPVPPNNSVATVPNIMSKPPPSIAPRPVCMAVE; from the exons ATGACGATGAGCAGCAATATTGGGCCTTTTGGAGACACCACACAGACCAAAGTGTTCGTTGGAGGTTTGGCATGGGAGACGCCTAAGGAGGCCATGAAAGAACATTTTGACAAGTATGGTGAAATCTTGGAGGCTGTTATTATCTCTGATAAGGTCACCGGCAGATCCAAGGGCTATGGATTT GTGACGTTTAAGGATGCTGAAGCAGCAAAGAAGGCTTGCGAGGACGCTGCTCCCATCATCAATGGCCGCCGAGCCAACTGTAATCTGGCTTCGCTCGGCGCACGCCGCCAGAGGTCCCCTGCTCCGGCTACTCTTCAGCAAG GATCCAAAGTTGGACCGAGGTCCACATCATCAGCACCAGCAAATCAAATGCAGTGGTATTATCCTGCCGGTTCACCTGCATCCCCATTTCATCATCAGCACCATCAGGCCTTTCCCTTTTATGG GTACGCCCCAACTTATGTTGCTACTGATATCAGTTACAATCAT AAGCTAAGCTACACAAGCGGGTCCTACATGAACGGTCATTTCTCTCAGGTGTACCCGGGGCAGCCTATTATGGGTGCCAATGCAGTGATGCCAATGTACCCGCTTTACCACTTCCATCAGTCGCAAACAATGGGGCTTCCTGCCCATACCTTCCCAGTTCCCCCCAACAACAGTGTCGCCACAGTCCCCAACATCATGTCCAAACCTCCTCCATCAATAGCTCCTAGGCCAG TTTGCATGGCTGTTGAATAG